One segment of Polaribacter huanghezhanensis DNA contains the following:
- a CDS encoding MBL fold metallo-hydrolase: MRVEQIYTGCLAQGAYYVESNGEVAIIDPLREVSPYMERAAKDNAKIKYIFETHFHADFVSGHVTLAKNTGAKIVFGPNAETNYEAYIAKDNEEFKIGDITIIALHTPGHTMESTSYLLRDKNGKDYALFSGDTLFLGDVGRPDLAQKTGTLTEEDLAGFLFDSLRTKIMPLADEVIVYPAHGAGSACGKNLSKETVGTIGNQKETNYALRADMTKEEFVKEVTDGLLPPPAYFPLNVKLNKEGYQHIDEIITKGTTALSVEDFEKIANETDALILDVRHQSEFMKGFIPRSIFIGIDGGFAPWVGALIKDIEQPILIVAPKGREEEVIIRLSRVGFDNTLGYLDGSFSAWKNAGKEVDTLKSVSAEILEKEINENNVSVFDVRKPGEHANEHILDVPSTPLDYLNSHINEFPTDKNFYVHCAGGYRSVIASSILKARGMHNVIDVAGGYKAIKKTGIIRAETVCPSTLK, encoded by the coding sequence ATGAGAGTTGAACAAATTTACACAGGTTGTTTAGCGCAAGGTGCGTATTATGTAGAAAGTAACGGAGAAGTTGCAATTATAGATCCCTTAAGAGAAGTATCTCCATATATGGAGAGAGCAGCAAAAGACAATGCAAAAATTAAATATATTTTTGAAACACATTTTCATGCAGACTTTGTAAGCGGACATGTAACGCTTGCAAAAAATACAGGTGCAAAAATTGTATTTGGACCAAATGCAGAAACGAATTACGAAGCTTATATAGCTAAAGATAATGAAGAATTTAAAATTGGTGATATCACCATTATCGCGCTTCATACTCCAGGGCACACTATGGAAAGTACGTCGTATTTGTTAAGAGATAAAAACGGAAAAGATTATGCGTTGTTTAGTGGCGATACCTTATTTCTAGGGGATGTTGGAAGACCAGATTTAGCACAAAAAACAGGAACTTTAACAGAAGAAGATTTAGCAGGATTTCTGTTTGATAGTTTGCGTACTAAAATTATGCCTTTAGCAGATGAAGTGATTGTCTATCCAGCGCATGGAGCAGGTTCTGCTTGTGGTAAAAACTTGAGTAAAGAAACTGTTGGTACTATTGGCAATCAAAAAGAAACCAATTATGCGTTACGAGCTGATATGACCAAAGAAGAATTTGTAAAAGAAGTTACGGATGGATTATTGCCTCCGCCAGCGTATTTTCCTTTAAACGTAAAATTAAACAAAGAAGGGTATCAACATATTGATGAAATTATTACCAAAGGAACAACCGCACTTTCTGTTGAGGATTTTGAAAAAATTGCCAACGAAACGGATGCATTAATTTTAGATGTGCGTCATCAATCAGAATTTATGAAAGGGTTTATTCCGCGTTCAATTTTTATCGGAATTGATGGTGGATTTGCACCTTGGGTTGGCGCCTTGATTAAAGATATTGAGCAACCTATTTTAATCGTTGCTCCAAAAGGAAGAGAAGAAGAAGTAATTATTCGTCTTTCTCGTGTTGGTTTTGACAATACATTAGGGTATTTAGACGGAAGTTTTTCTGCTTGGAAAAATGCAGGAAAAGAAGTTGATACATTAAAATCTGTTTCTGCCGAAATTTTAGAAAAAGAAATAAACGAAAATAATGTTTCGGTTTTTGATGTCCGTAAACCTGGAGAACATGCAAATGAACATATTTTAGACGTACCAAGTACGCCGTTAGATTACTTAAATAGTCATATTAATGAGTTTCCAACAGACAAAAATTTTTATGTACATTGTGCAGGCGGTTATCGTTCTGTGATTGCTTCATCAATTTTAAAAGCGAGAGGAATGCATAATGTTATTGATGTCGCTGGCGGATATAAAGCGATTAAAAAAACTGGAATTATACGGGCAGAAACTGTTTGTCCATCAACTTTAAAATAA
- a CDS encoding HlyD family secretion protein, with translation MPENNQDIEVRSEEVQEILTQVPNWMIRWGNTLFFLLIVMVLFISWFVKYPDVISTQVMITTTIPPEKIYAKTSGQIEVLLKNDGDKIEKNETIAIIENSANYKDVFLLKSILDTLSINTNNFSFPINSIPYLVLGDITTSYATFENNYSEYYLNNKLNPYKNQSFANQFSLVEAKGRFQVLKSQKELNLRELQFKQKDLARQKQLFEKGVISAKDYEQKQIEILQAEKSYKSLESSISQTRELINNSQKDLKSTSIEKTLNDTRLLKKTIQSYYQLKKSIKDWEKQFVLKSSIKGKVTFLSFWSENQTVQTGNLVFTIIPIKNSSYVGKINAPAANSGKIKKGQRVQIKLANFPSDEFGEINGRVKTISIVPDEKGNYLIDVALPKKLITTYGRTIEFKQEMKGTAEIVTEDLRLIERFFYQLKNILK, from the coding sequence ATGCCAGAAAATAATCAAGATATAGAAGTACGTAGTGAAGAAGTACAAGAGATTTTAACTCAAGTGCCCAATTGGATGATACGTTGGGGTAATACGTTGTTTTTTTTATTGATTGTAATGGTTTTATTTATTTCTTGGTTTGTAAAATATCCAGATGTAATTTCTACACAGGTTATGATTACAACTACCATTCCACCAGAAAAAATTTATGCAAAAACAAGTGGGCAAATTGAAGTTTTATTAAAGAATGATGGAGATAAAATAGAAAAGAATGAAACCATTGCAATTATAGAGAATAGTGCTAATTATAAAGATGTTTTTTTATTAAAAAGTATTTTAGATACTTTATCAATTAATACAAATAATTTTTCGTTTCCAATAAACAGTATTCCATATTTAGTGTTGGGTGATATTACAACTAGCTATGCAACTTTCGAAAATAATTATTCAGAGTATTATTTAAATAATAAATTAAATCCTTATAAGAATCAATCTTTTGCAAATCAATTTTCATTAGTTGAAGCGAAAGGCAGGTTTCAGGTTTTAAAATCACAAAAAGAATTAAATTTAAGAGAGTTACAATTTAAACAGAAAGATTTAGCTAGACAAAAACAACTGTTTGAAAAAGGAGTGATTTCTGCAAAAGATTATGAACAGAAACAAATTGAAATTTTACAAGCGGAGAAATCCTATAAAAGTTTAGAATCTTCAATTTCACAAACCAGAGAGTTGATTAATAATTCTCAGAAAGATTTAAAGAGTACATCTATAGAAAAAACATTGAACGATACTCGATTGCTAAAAAAAACAATACAATCTTATTATCAGCTAAAAAAATCAATTAAAGATTGGGAAAAACAATTTGTATTAAAATCATCTATAAAAGGAAAAGTAACTTTTTTATCATTTTGGAGTGAAAATCAAACAGTACAAACAGGGAATTTAGTTTTTACAATTATCCCAATTAAAAATTCAAGTTATGTTGGTAAGATAAATGCACCAGCAGCAAATTCAGGAAAAATAAAGAAAGGACAAAGAGTACAGATTAAATTAGCAAACTTCCCTTCAGATGAATTTGGAGAAATTAATGGTCGTGTTAAAACTATTTCTATAGTTCCTGATGAAAAAGGCAATTATTTAATAGATGTAGCTTTGCCAAAAAAATTAATAACAACCTATGGTAGAACAATAGAATTTAAACAAGAAATGAAAGGAACAGCAGAAATAGTTACAGAAGATTTACGATTGATAGAGCGGTTCTTTTATCAACTAAAAAATATATTGAAATAA
- a CDS encoding vitamin K epoxide reductase family protein has product MEKELKQIIESFLGFNKIIFNKEELHLQLLTHPYFPSINAITDLFDHFKIENIAAELPQEISIIAELPDTFLAHIKEENIKKIVLVVKKNNDLKLIYSAKTTKNLSHKEFVGLWTGVVVAIEKNENVVRNNSNSKSILKPLALGVFVLVVAGVLIIKTLSVVGYGYLSISIIGFYISILLVQKELGLHSKSLDRFCEASENNSCDDVLNSKGATIFGVFKLSDVGLVYFSSIILSIFLFSLTKSETSNQFFYNLSVLSLLFIPYSIYYQWRVIKKWCPLCLIVLGVLFIQGLIVLFFANISFAFNSTEIIVSLFSFLALSIFWTELKTGFKKKQEFNVLQLEHYKFKRNSSLFITALKSSDKKEMTIAGIHEIVLGNKNAKLKIVLVTNPTCFFCKEAHQIFHEILKNRKEDIQLMIRFNVNTSNPETNVGLEISNQLLEIYANQNEEKTLEVLDEIYSDTEPEVWLQKWKSTTFLNYVSELEKAKEWCTNNAVNFTPAVFINGYLFPKEYNKKDISFFIDDIIEEEI; this is encoded by the coding sequence ATGGAAAAAGAATTAAAACAAATCATTGAATCTTTTCTTGGTTTTAATAAAATTATTTTTAACAAAGAAGAATTGCATTTGCAATTATTAACCCATCCATATTTTCCAAGTATCAACGCCATAACTGATTTATTTGATCATTTTAAAATTGAAAATATTGCAGCAGAATTGCCTCAAGAAATTTCTATAATTGCTGAATTACCAGATACTTTTTTGGCTCATATAAAAGAAGAAAATATTAAAAAAATTGTTTTAGTAGTAAAAAAAAACAATGATTTAAAATTAATTTACAGTGCTAAAACAACGAAGAATTTATCACACAAAGAATTTGTTGGTTTGTGGACAGGCGTTGTTGTGGCGATAGAAAAAAATGAAAACGTTGTTAGAAATAATTCTAATAGTAAATCTATATTAAAACCACTGGCTCTTGGAGTTTTTGTTTTGGTAGTTGCTGGAGTTTTAATTATAAAGACTTTAAGTGTAGTTGGTTATGGTTATTTGTCGATTTCGATAATAGGTTTTTATATAAGTATATTGCTTGTGCAAAAAGAGTTAGGGTTGCACTCTAAAAGTTTAGATAGGTTTTGTGAAGCATCAGAAAATAATAGCTGTGATGATGTGCTAAACTCAAAAGGCGCAACAATTTTTGGTGTTTTTAAATTAAGTGATGTTGGTCTTGTCTATTTTTCAAGCATCATTCTATCAATATTTCTATTTAGTTTAACAAAATCAGAAACAAGTAATCAATTCTTTTATAATTTGAGTGTTTTGTCTTTGCTGTTTATTCCATATTCAATTTATTATCAATGGCGCGTAATAAAAAAATGGTGTCCATTATGTTTAATTGTTTTAGGAGTGTTGTTTATACAAGGATTAATAGTGTTGTTTTTTGCAAATATATCTTTCGCATTTAATAGTACAGAAATAATAGTATCTTTATTTAGTTTCTTGGCATTAAGTATTTTTTGGACTGAATTAAAAACAGGATTTAAAAAGAAACAAGAGTTTAACGTTTTACAGTTAGAACATTATAAATTTAAGAGAAACTCTAGTTTGTTTATTACTGCTTTAAAATCTTCTGATAAAAAAGAAATGACCATTGCAGGAATTCATGAAATTGTTTTAGGAAATAAAAATGCAAAATTAAAGATTGTTTTGGTAACAAATCCTACATGTTTCTTTTGTAAAGAAGCACATCAAATTTTCCATGAGATTCTTAAAAACAGAAAAGAGGACATTCAATTAATGATACGGTTTAATGTCAACACTTCAAATCCAGAAACAAATGTAGGATTGGAAATCTCAAATCAATTGTTAGAGATTTATGCCAATCAGAATGAAGAAAAAACACTAGAAGTATTAGATGAAATATATTCAGATACAGAACCAGAAGTTTGGTTGCAAAAATGGAAATCTACAACATTTTTAAATTATGTTTCTGAATTAGAAAAAGCAAAAGAATGGTGTACAAATAATGCGGTTAACTTTACACCAGCAGTATTTATAAATGGGTATTTATTCCCAAAAGAATACAACAAAAAAGACATTTCTTTTTTTATTGATGACATCATAGAAGAAGAAATATAA
- the arfB gene encoding alternative ribosome rescue aminoacyl-tRNA hydrolase ArfB, with product MNTEKLIKELNFKATRSSGAGGQHVNKVSSKIELFFDVENSLQFSEEEKNLLFKNLATRLTKENILILTCYESRSQHKNKELAIQRFLAITTQGLIIPKKRKPTKPSKASIKKKAENKKKVSVKKALRKKPGLE from the coding sequence ATGAACACAGAAAAACTCATAAAAGAACTCAATTTTAAAGCAACAAGAAGTAGTGGCGCTGGCGGACAACATGTAAATAAAGTGTCGTCTAAAATCGAATTGTTTTTTGATGTAGAAAACTCACTCCAATTTTCTGAAGAAGAAAAAAATTTACTTTTTAAAAACTTAGCAACTCGACTTACAAAAGAAAATATATTAATCCTTACTTGTTATGAAAGTAGAAGTCAACATAAAAACAAAGAGTTGGCAATTCAACGTTTTTTAGCCATTACTACCCAAGGATTAATCATACCAAAAAAACGAAAACCGACAAAACCAAGCAAAGCTTCTATCAAAAAAAAAGCAGAAAACAAAAAGAAGGTTTCTGTAAAAAAAGCATTGCGTAAGAAACCTGGTTTGGAATAA
- a CDS encoding peptidase domain-containing ABC transporter, which yields MKKFPHYKQTEAKDCGPTCIKMIAKYYGKIINTQQLRTLSETTREGSSLMGLSDAVESLGLKSLGVKLTYEKLLEAPLPCIVHWNKNHFVVVYKIKKNTVYVSDPAHGLITYTKQEFITRWIGNNATDTTEEGIVLLVEPTPLFYQSEYDKDEKFGFSFIFKYLFKYKKFIVQLIIGLLAGSLLQLILPFLTQSIVDVGIKNQDLNFVYLVLFAQLFLFVGKASLEIIRSWILLHLSTRINISLISDFFIKLMKLPISFFDVRMTGDLLQRINDHKRIERILTTSSLTILFSFFNLIVFSFVLGYYSLQILGVFAIGSVLYFGWVLFFFKKRKELDYKRFSQVSQEQSKVIELINGMQEIKLHNAERRMRWNWEYVQARLFKIATKSLALEQTQSVGSNFINELKNMFITILSAKLVIDGEITLGMMMAISYIVGQLNGPITQLINFMREVQDAKISLDRLGEIHNKEDEEKPGDEKITTIPENAAINLNNISFRYVGGLEPVLKDLTLEIPANKITAIVGVSGSGKTTLMKLLLRFYEIDKGEIMVNKFNLKNISQKVWRANCGVVMQEGYIFNDTIAKNIAVGEDYVDSKKLAHAIDVANISDYIEGLPLGYNTKIGSEGSGLSTGQKQRLLIARSVYKNPKYLFFDEATSALDANNEKVIMGKLNTFFADKTAVVIAHRLSTVKNAHQIVVLDKGRIVETGNHKELIALKGNYYHLVKNQLDLGK from the coding sequence TTGAAAAAATTCCCTCATTACAAACAAACCGAAGCCAAAGATTGTGGCCCTACGTGTATTAAAATGATTGCCAAATACTATGGTAAAATTATTAATACACAGCAGTTGCGCACGTTAAGTGAAACCACTAGAGAGGGAAGTAGTTTAATGGGTTTAAGTGATGCCGTAGAATCTTTAGGGCTTAAATCTTTAGGTGTAAAACTCACTTATGAAAAATTACTAGAAGCTCCATTACCATGTATTGTTCATTGGAATAAAAACCACTTTGTAGTAGTTTATAAAATCAAGAAAAACACGGTTTATGTTTCTGACCCAGCACATGGATTAATTACTTACACAAAACAAGAGTTTATAACGCGATGGATAGGAAATAACGCTACAGATACAACCGAAGAAGGAATTGTGTTGTTAGTTGAGCCAACGCCACTATTTTATCAATCAGAATATGATAAGGACGAGAAATTTGGATTCAGCTTTATTTTTAAATACCTATTTAAATATAAAAAATTTATTGTTCAACTTATTATCGGCTTATTAGCAGGTAGTTTATTGCAATTAATTCTTCCTTTTTTAACACAAAGTATTGTTGATGTTGGTATAAAAAATCAAGATTTAAACTTTGTCTATTTAGTGCTTTTTGCTCAGTTATTTTTATTTGTAGGAAAAGCTTCTTTAGAGATTATAAGAAGTTGGATTTTATTGCATTTAAGTACACGAATAAATATTTCATTGATTTCAGATTTCTTTATCAAGCTAATGAAATTACCAATTTCATTTTTTGATGTTCGTATGACTGGCGATTTATTACAGCGAATAAATGACCACAAACGAATAGAGAGGATTTTAACCACTTCTTCACTTACCATATTATTTTCTTTCTTTAATTTGATTGTCTTCAGTTTTGTTTTAGGCTATTATAGTTTACAGATTTTAGGAGTTTTTGCAATAGGAAGTGTGCTGTATTTTGGTTGGGTGTTGTTTTTCTTTAAGAAACGAAAGGAACTAGATTATAAACGCTTTTCTCAAGTCAGTCAAGAGCAAAGTAAAGTGATTGAATTGATCAACGGAATGCAAGAAATAAAACTGCACAATGCAGAAAGAAGGATGCGTTGGAATTGGGAATATGTGCAAGCTCGGTTGTTTAAAATCGCCACCAAAAGTTTAGCATTAGAACAAACACAAAGCGTGGGTTCAAACTTTATCAATGAACTTAAAAATATGTTCATTACTATATTATCAGCCAAGTTAGTTATTGATGGAGAAATTACCTTGGGGATGATGATGGCAATCAGTTATATCGTTGGGCAATTAAACGGACCAATAACTCAGCTAATCAACTTTATGAGAGAAGTACAAGACGCTAAAATATCTTTAGACCGGTTGGGTGAAATTCATAACAAAGAAGATGAAGAGAAACCAGGAGATGAAAAAATAACCACGATTCCAGAAAATGCAGCGATCAATTTAAATAATATTTCTTTTAGATATGTTGGCGGACTTGAACCTGTTTTAAAAGACTTGACTCTAGAAATACCAGCGAATAAAATTACTGCAATTGTTGGTGTAAGTGGAAGTGGAAAAACAACGTTGATGAAATTATTGTTGCGCTTTTATGAGATTGATAAAGGAGAAATTATGGTCAATAAATTCAACTTGAAAAATATTTCTCAAAAAGTATGGAGAGCCAATTGTGGGGTTGTAATGCAAGAAGGATATATTTTTAATGATACCATTGCTAAAAACATTGCAGTTGGAGAAGATTATGTAGATTCAAAAAAGCTAGCTCATGCAATTGATGTTGCTAATATTTCTGATTACATAGAAGGACTTCCTTTAGGATACAATACAAAAATTGGTAGTGAAGGTTCTGGTTTAAGCACAGGACAAAAACAAAGATTATTAATTGCAAGATCTGTATATAAAAACCCAAAATATTTGTTTTTTGATGAAGCAACGTCTGCTTTAGATGCTAATAACGAAAAAGTAATTATGGGAAAATTAAATACTTTTTTTGCGGATAAAACAGCAGTAGTTATTGCACACAGATTAAGTACAGTAAAAAATGCACACCAAATAGTTGTATTAGATAAAGGAAGAATTGTTGAAACAGGAAACCATAAAGAATTGATTGCCTTAAAAGGAAATTATTATCATTTGGTAAAGAACCAATTAGATTTAGGAAAATAA
- a CDS encoding rhodanese-like domain-containing protein, producing MKKIIVVCLFLGFLSCKSQEKKEAIVVDVNVEKFQQLISEKGVQLIDVRTPAEFNDGHIKNAKLINYMAADFKEKAFEGLDKSKPVLVYCASGGRSAKSAKIYKEAGFTKVYNLLGGFRAWSAKKLEIEK from the coding sequence ATGAAAAAAATTATCGTAGTTTGTTTGTTCTTAGGATTTCTTTCTTGCAAAAGTCAAGAAAAAAAAGAAGCAATAGTTGTAGATGTAAACGTAGAAAAATTTCAACAACTTATTTCTGAAAAAGGAGTACAATTAATTGATGTTAGAACTCCGGCAGAGTTTAATGATGGACATATAAAAAATGCCAAGTTGATTAATTATATGGCGGCAGATTTTAAAGAAAAAGCTTTTGAAGGATTAGATAAATCAAAACCAGTTTTAGTGTATTGTGCGTCTGGTGGTAGAAGTGCTAAATCCGCAAAAATATATAAAGAAGCAGGATTTACCAAAGTGTATAATCTTTTAGGAGGTTTTAGAGCTTGGTCTGCTAAAAAATTAGAAATAGAAAAATAA
- a CDS encoding TonB-dependent receptor yields MKKNIFFLFLFTSMLVNSQSFIISGKIVDENKEPLVSATVFIKNANKGTSSDFDGKYQLKIPEGTYKIEVRFIGYKSTSKTVTISNQNVVVNFDLQPEENVLDEVLVAAVRVKANSPVTHSNLSKKEIEKRNLGQDIPILLNYLPSVVTSSDAGAGIGYTYINVRGSNAERVNVTINGIPYNDAESQGTFWVNMGDFASSTQSLQLQRGVGTSTNGTAAFGASLNILTDAISEKPFAEISNSFGSFNTKKHTVKFSTGKINEHIEIAGRLSKIYSDGYIDRAFTDLKSYFLQASYIDENTLIKAITFGGKEKTYQAWAGIDAAQLAANRRQNPYTYENEIDNYQQDHYQLHWNEKLTENWSTNIGLNFTKGQGYFEQYKADKKPSDYANIVVATNNGKTDLIVRRWLDNTFYVANFNATYKKEGLEIISGFSYSNYSNKHFGEVIWAKQFAATATIRDKYYESNSKKNDFSMFSKATFKVGEHISFYADVQYRNVTFKTNGLTSDRNPIAINENFGFFNPKFGATYQLNENQHLYFSFAVANKEPNRNDFENGITTPENLNDYELGWRLKDESITLNTNVYYMLYKNQLVLTGAIDGVGAPVRATSGKSYRLGLEIDADIKVSNQFNIRPNIAFSDNKNAAFVSSINGNLTALGNTTISFSPAIIAGNALVYSPTENLQFSFLSKYVGKQFMSNLNSAVSANDVLKSYFTSDINFTYVLKPKSVFSEVVFTGLINNIFNKEYVDRGYYYTYDDTWSVPNKTTTLDGAGYYPQATRNFLVGVTLKF; encoded by the coding sequence ATGAAAAAAAACATCTTTTTTTTATTCTTGTTTACAAGCATGCTTGTAAACTCCCAGAGTTTTATAATCTCTGGAAAAATTGTCGATGAAAACAAAGAGCCATTAGTTAGCGCTACTGTTTTTATCAAAAATGCAAATAAAGGAACTTCCTCTGATTTTGATGGAAAGTATCAATTGAAGATTCCTGAAGGAACTTACAAGATTGAAGTCCGTTTTATTGGCTACAAATCAACATCAAAAACGGTGACAATTAGCAATCAAAATGTGGTTGTAAACTTTGATTTACAACCAGAAGAAAATGTATTAGATGAGGTGTTGGTTGCTGCAGTTCGTGTAAAAGCAAACTCGCCCGTAACACATTCCAATTTATCAAAAAAGGAAATCGAGAAACGTAATTTAGGACAAGACATTCCTATTTTATTGAACTATTTACCTTCTGTTGTTACCTCTTCGGATGCTGGCGCAGGAATTGGTTATACCTACATTAATGTGCGTGGTTCTAACGCAGAACGCGTCAATGTTACCATTAACGGAATTCCGTATAACGATGCTGAAAGTCAAGGAACTTTTTGGGTAAATATGGGCGATTTCGCTTCTTCTACACAAAGTTTGCAATTGCAGCGTGGCGTTGGAACATCAACAAACGGAACGGCGGCATTTGGTGCAAGTTTAAATATTTTAACCGATGCGATATCAGAAAAACCGTTTGCAGAAATTTCAAATTCTTTTGGTTCTTTCAACACTAAAAAACATACGGTAAAATTTAGCACAGGAAAAATAAATGAGCATATAGAAATTGCTGGTCGTTTGTCAAAAATTTATTCTGATGGTTATATTGATAGGGCTTTTACAGATTTAAAATCGTACTTTTTACAAGCTTCTTATATTGATGAAAACACCTTGATTAAAGCAATCACTTTTGGCGGAAAAGAAAAAACCTATCAAGCTTGGGCAGGAATTGATGCTGCACAATTAGCCGCTAACAGAAGACAAAATCCGTATACGTACGAAAATGAGATTGACAACTACCAACAAGATCATTATCAATTGCATTGGAACGAGAAATTGACTGAAAATTGGTCTACAAATATTGGATTGAACTTTACCAAAGGTCAAGGTTATTTTGAGCAATACAAAGCTGATAAAAAACCTTCTGATTATGCAAATATAGTGGTTGCTACAAACAATGGTAAAACAGATTTGATTGTTCGTCGTTGGTTAGACAATACCTTTTATGTGGCTAATTTTAATGCTACTTATAAAAAAGAAGGATTAGAAATTATCTCTGGATTTTCTTATAGCAACTATTCAAACAAGCATTTCGGAGAAGTAATTTGGGCAAAACAATTTGCAGCAACAGCAACTATTAGAGATAAATACTACGAAAGTAATTCTAAGAAAAATGATTTTAGCATGTTTTCTAAGGCTACTTTTAAAGTTGGTGAGCACATCAGTTTTTATGCCGATGTACAATACAGAAATGTCACTTTTAAAACCAATGGATTAACATCGGATAGAAATCCGATTGCAATAAATGAAAATTTTGGTTTTTTCAATCCAAAATTTGGAGCGACGTATCAATTAAATGAAAATCAACATCTGTATTTTTCTTTTGCAGTTGCCAATAAAGAACCCAATAGAAACGATTTTGAAAATGGAATTACAACTCCAGAAAATTTAAACGATTACGAGTTGGGTTGGCGCTTAAAAGACGAATCGATTACCTTAAATACCAACGTGTATTATATGTTGTATAAAAATCAATTGGTATTAACTGGAGCAATTGATGGCGTTGGCGCTCCGGTTAGAGCAACAAGCGGAAAAAGTTATCGTTTAGGTTTAGAAATTGATGCCGATATTAAAGTATCTAATCAGTTTAATATCAGACCAAATATTGCTTTTAGCGATAATAAAAATGCTGCTTTTGTTTCTTCAATAAACGGCAATTTAACCGCTTTAGGAAATACAACTATTTCGTTTTCTCCTGCTATTATTGCTGGAAATGCATTGGTGTATTCTCCAACAGAAAATCTACAATTTTCGTTCTTGTCTAAATATGTTGGCAAACAATTTATGAGCAATTTAAACAGCGCTGTTTCAGCTAATGACGTCTTAAAAAGTTATTTTACTTCAGACATTAACTTTACTTATGTTTTAAAACCAAAAAGTGTTTTTAGTGAAGTTGTTTTTACGGGATTGATCAACAATATCTTTAATAAAGAATATGTAGATAGAGGTTATTATTATACCTATGATGATACTTGGTCTGTGCCAAATAAAACCACAACTTTAGATGGCGCAGGGTATTACCCGCAAGCAACACGCAATTTTTTAGTTGGAGTTACATTAAAATTTTAG
- a CDS encoding YgaP family membrane protein has translation MTKNVGTLDKVIRVVLALIAAYFAYSQEFEIAWVAYVLWAVAIVLLITALTSRCPLFSIFGINSCKVKK, from the coding sequence ATGACTAAAAATGTTGGAACTCTTGACAAGGTAATTAGAGTTGTTTTAGCTTTAATTGCTGCTTACTTTGCGTATAGCCAAGAATTTGAAATAGCTTGGGTTGCTTATGTTCTTTGGGCAGTTGCTATCGTTTTGTTGATTACTGCTTTAACAAGTAGATGTCCTTTATTTTCTATATTCGGAATTAATTCCTGTAAAGTTAAAAAGTAA
- a CDS encoding helix-turn-helix domain-containing protein, translating to MDNTSSTTEELKNIRQRIKSIRFKKGLTQDNMASMLNVSQNAYHKLENGHCRMSLHKFIDICKALEVEFIELVNGPEKIYTFSKFYKKPEVKEL from the coding sequence ATGGATAATACTAGCAGCACTACTGAAGAATTAAAAAACATTAGACAAAGAATAAAAAGCATCAGGTTTAAAAAAGGGTTGACCCAAGATAACATGGCAAGCATGTTAAACGTAAGCCAAAATGCTTATCATAAATTAGAAAATGGACATTGTAGAATGTCTCTTCATAAATTTATTGACATTTGTAAGGCTTTAGAAGTGGAGTTTATTGAATTAGTTAATGGTCCTGAAAAAATTTATACCTTTTCTAAATTTTATAAAAAACCTGAGGTAAAAGAACTTTAA
- a CDS encoding ATP-binding protein — MEDKLRQQPANIIKIVLFGPESTGKTTLSKQLARHYNTVWAPEFAREYLQKKWNNERKTCEANDIIPIAIGQMKLENKLAKKADRVLICDTDLLETKVYSEEYYGGFVDPLLDKAAKNNTYDLYLLTFIDTPWEEDDLRDRPGLRREMFDAFENALKKHNRPYILLEGNKETRLKNAVKAIDQLIANRKNLTSFSKSLEKQ; from the coding sequence ATGGAAGATAAGCTTAGACAACAACCAGCAAACATCATAAAAATTGTTTTATTCGGCCCAGAATCAACAGGAAAAACAACTCTTTCTAAACAACTTGCTCGACACTACAATACGGTTTGGGCACCAGAATTTGCAAGAGAATATTTGCAAAAAAAATGGAATAACGAACGTAAAACATGTGAAGCCAACGATATAATTCCGATTGCAATCGGGCAAATGAAATTAGAAAATAAACTGGCTAAAAAAGCCGATCGTGTTTTAATTTGCGATACCGATTTATTAGAAACCAAAGTATATTCTGAAGAATATTATGGTGGATTTGTAGATCCATTGTTAGACAAAGCAGCAAAAAATAACACGTATGATTTGTATTTATTAACCTTTATAGATACACCTTGGGAAGAAGATGATTTACGAGACCGGCCAGGTTTGCGAAGAGAAATGTTTGATGCTTTTGAAAACGCCTTAAAAAAACACAATCGACCTTATATTTTGTTAGAAGGTAATAAAGAAACTCGATTAAAAAATGCTGTTAAAGCAATTGATCAACTCATTGCAAATAGAAAAAACCTAACTTCTTTTTCTAAAAGTCTAGAAAAACAATAA